A stretch of Dama dama isolate Ldn47 chromosome 22, ASM3311817v1, whole genome shotgun sequence DNA encodes these proteins:
- the LOC133043326 gene encoding LOW QUALITY PROTEIN: coiled-coil domain-containing protein 160-like (The sequence of the model RefSeq protein was modified relative to this genomic sequence to represent the inferred CDS: inserted 1 base in 1 codon) yields MDARRKHWKENMFAPLFSAQDILDEAAQLESSSEQMTLDKAKRMEGIFNLSSRKFLEENKFKRKEFISQPNEQESNLIDRKINISKSEADTNSASCESSNLDIATEESFNGTEELPAWGTKELSTPPQKDKKKKFTEGMSPKLRLNLLNEELEVLNMKCRKIEEEFESAEKELLNSKKEVSTKPLNFQEAGVETSKKDWELQALRNDLSEKATNVKSLTEELQQAKEVIHKXENKDLKEAVRKLKRQTEVGNALLKEEMKLYYELEMEKIHGELNAIKNELRTEKTLQARNNRALELLRKHFASVMPAGASDKFMGDFF; encoded by the exons TGGAAGGAGAATATGTTTGCTCCTCTTTTCAGTGCACAGGATATTCTAGACGAAGCTGCTCAGCTTGAATCTTCTTCTGAACAAATGACTTTAGATAAGGCCAAAAGAATGGAAGGAATATTTAATTTGTCTAGTAGAaagtttctagaagaaaataaatttaaaaggaaagaatttaTTTCCCAACCAAATGAGCAAGAATCAAATTTAAtagacagaaagataaacatttcAAAGAGTGAGGCAGACACAAATTCTGCCTCTTGTGAATCATCTAATTTGGACATTGCAACTGAAGAAAGTTTTAATGGCACAGAAGAGCTTCCAGCCTGGGGTACAAAGGAGTTATCAACTCCAccacaaaaagacaagaaaaagaaattcactgAAGGAATGTCTCCAAAACTTCGCCTGAATCTTTTGAATGAAGAGCTGGAAGTGCTTAATATGAAATGcagaaaaattgaagaggaattcGAAAGTGCAGAAAAAGAACTTTTGAACTCCAAAAAAGAAGTCTCCACAAAACCCCTAAATTTTCAAGAAGCCGGGGTGGAAACTTCCAAGAAAGACTGGGAGCTTCAAGCTTTAAGAAATGACCTCTCTGAAAAAGCAACAAATGTTAAAAGCTTAACTGAAGAGCTCCAGCAAGCCAAAGAGGTCATCCACA TTGAGAACAAGGATTTAAAAGAAGCTGTTAGGAAGTTAAAGCGGCAGACTGAGGTTGGAAATGCACTcctaaaagaagaaatgaaattgtattatgaattagaaatggaaaagatcCATGGAGAGCTCAATGCCATCAAGAATGAACTGAGAACAGAGAAGACCCTACAAGCAAGAAATAACAGAGCCCTGGAGTTGCTTAGGAAACACTTTGCTTCTGTAATGCCGGCAGGTGCCTCTGACAAGTTTATGGGGGATTttttctaa